Proteins encoded within one genomic window of Haematobia irritans isolate KBUSLIRL chromosome 5, ASM5000362v1, whole genome shotgun sequence:
- the LOC142241642 gene encoding SRSF protein kinase 3-like has protein sequence MNNKADVNRRVLTIQAKKKRHKPNKKRGKANGNSGCGQQQHMSQNEINDANPTPSDVINNHLQDDTNDLKSPSAMPDVCGISPKISKSFCAAPSSSGSNSLAGNTPITGSSNTLDESTTYIVGTSTSANKSSAFIHPTEVPNDEYLPQENYLENSNDYLMYCQVEQYFNDPIYQAHYMKEQQRLRQEREQQQEAQQQQQQQIYQYPPRSSSNDSEESELNSENEEQELKEDYCKGGYHPVNIGDLFQGRYHVVRKLGWGHFSTVWLCWDLQEKRYVAIKIVKSAQHFAETARDEIKILKSVRDSDPNNPRRQKTVQLLDDFKITGVNGTHICMVFEVLGDNLLKLIRKSNYRGIPIENVKTITRQVLEGLDYLHTCCKIIHTDIKPENVLLCVNENYVRKLANEATELYVMNFKMYPSFVSRAPKEYREPQITGKMSKNKKRKLKKKAKKRLELFKKQWDYLEQSGTTNEQDPNQMSNNIKNEVEAGVSTATGKCLQNGDASDVDNDEEYDLQDDTAEEKAADGDADDDDEHAVEDKANDIKSKSNKSNSGMQQQQQNDGAEPNAGANTSENKKKKKKKNKKKANQQQQQQQQQQQNDKAIKPTAAGNSTTSSSSGSNTIKGELNDSTSSSSVTLKGQISNASDCGPKQKKQQQGQQQQQQQKPPTKPKNNNKANQKNNKNGNQTQTQQPQQQQLHLHQPTANNGPTTESEARECKKDPALEPCDFDVKIADLGNACWVDKHFTEDIQTRQYRSLEVILGAGYDTSADIWSTACMAFELATGDYLFEPHSGDNYSRDEDHIAHIIELLGPIPPHIIFRGAYAKTSFNRKGELRNITGLKPWGLVDVLHEKYEWSLSEAEAFAEFLKPMLQFDPAKRATASECLKHPWLRR, from the exons ATGAACAACAAGGCTGACGTCAACAGACGGGTTTTGACTATCCAAGCCAAAAAGAAGAGGCACAAGCCAAATAAGAAACGTGGAAAAGCGAATGGCAATTCTGGTTGTGGCCAACAACAGCATATGTCTCAAAATGAAATAAACGATGCAAACCCAACACCATCTGATGTTATTAACAATCATCTCCAGGATGACACAAATGATTTAAAGTCGCCCAGTGCAATGCCAGATGTTTGCGGCATATcaccaaaaatatcaaaatcattttgtgctgCACCCTCGTCAAGTGGTTCAAACTCTTTGGCCGGTAATACGCCCATAACAGGATCGTCCAATACCTTAGATGAATCTACAACATACATTGTTGGCACAAGTACATCGGCAAACAAATCTTCGGCCTTTATTCATCCAACAGAAGTTCCCAATGACGAATATTTGCCTCAAGAAAATTACTTGGAGAATTCGAATGATTATTTGATGTACTGTCAGGTTGAACAATATTTTAATGATCCCATTTATCAAGCTCACTACATGAAGGAACAACAACGGCTACGGCAGGAACGGGAACAACAGCAAGAagcgcagcagcagcaacaacaacaaatttatcAATATCCACCACGTAGTTCTTCCAATGATTCTGAAGAATCAGAATTGAATAGTGAAAATGAGGAACAAGAATTAAAAGAAGATTATTGCAAGGGAGGCTATCATCCAGTAAATATAGGAGATTTATTCCAAG GTCGCTATCATGTCGTCCGAAAGCTAGGTTGGGGCCATTTCTCTACTGTGTGGCTATGCTGGGATTTGCAAGAGAAACGTTATGTGgccattaaaattgtaaaatcagCTCAACATTTTGCCGAAACCGCACGAGATGAAATTAAAATACTCAAATCCGTACGTGATTCAGATCCCAACAATCCAAGGCGGCAGAAAACCGTCCAATTGTTGGATGACTTTAAGATAACGGGTGTAAACGGAACACACATTTGCATGGTGTTCGAAGTTCTTGGAGACAATCTTTTAAAACTTATACGTAAATCCAATTATCGTGGCATACCCATTGAAAATGTAAAAACCATAACACGACAAGTGCTCGAAGGTCTAGATTATTTACACACTTGCTGCAAAATTATACACACCGATATAAAACCGGAGAATGTGCTTTTGTGCGTAAATGAAAACTACGTAAGGAAATTGGCTAACGAAGCCACCGAATTGTACGTTATGAATTTTAAGATGTATCCATCGTTTGTTAGTCGAGCTCCTAAGGAATATCGTGAGCCTCAGATTACGGGCAAGATGAGTAAAAACAAGAAAAGGAAACTCAAAAAGAAAGCCAAAAAACGATTAGAGCTGTTCAAAAAGCAATGGGATTATTTAGAGCAAAGTGGAACCACGAATGAACAAGATCCCAATCAAATGtcgaataatattaaaaatgaagTTGAAGCCGGAGTTTCTACAGCAACTGGAAAATGTTTACAGAACGGCGATGCATCTGATGTTGATAACGACGAAGAATATGACCTGCAAGATGATACTGCTGAAGAGAAGGCCGCTGACGGAGACGCGGACGATGATGACGAGCATGCCGTTGAAGATAAAGCGAACGACATTAAATCCAAGTCTAACAAATCGAATAGTGGaatgcaacagcaacaacaaaatgatGGTGCAGAACCCAATGCTGGGGCAAACACTTCGGAAAAtaagaagaaaaagaaaaagaagaacAAGA aaaaagctaatcaacaacaacaacaacaacagcagcagcaacaaaatGATAAAGCCATTAAACCTACTGCAGCTGGAAATTCAACAACATCTTCGAGTAGTGGCAGTAACACGATTAAAGGAGAGCTGAATGATTCAACGAGCAGTTCGTCAGTTACTTTAAAGGGACAGATATCAAATGCCTCCGACTGTGGACCCAAACAAAAGAAACAGCAACAGggacagcagcaacaacaacaacaaaaacctccaacaaaacctaaaaacaataataaggcaaatcagaaaaacaataaGAACGGCAATCAAACACAAACACAGCAACCACAGCAGCAACAATTGCATCTACACCAACCTACAGCTAATAACGGGCCAACAACGGAATCCGAGGCTCGCGAGTGCAAAAAAGATCCCGCCTTGGAACCTTGTGATTTTGATGTTAAGATTGCTGATTTAGGTAATGCCTGTTGGGTCGATAAACATTTCACAGAAGACATTCAAACACGGCAGTATCGTTCTTTAGAAGTAATATTAGGTGCCGGTTACGACACATCAGCTGATATATGGAGTACTGCCTGTATGGCCTTTGAATTGGCTACCGGTGATTACTTATTCGAACCTCATTCGGGTGATAACTATTCAAGGGATGAAGATCATATTGCCCATATTATTGAATTGCTCGGTCCCATACCTCCTCATATAATATTCCGAGGGGCTTACGCAAAGACTAGTTTTAATCGCAAAGGGGAATTGCGTAATATCACTGGTCTCAAACCCTGGGGTCTGGTCGATGTCCTACATGAAAAATATGAATGGTCACTGAGTGAAGCCGAAGCATTTGCCGAATTCTTGAAGCCTATGCTACAATTTGATCCTGCTAAAAGGGCTACTGCTTCTGAATGTCTAAAACACCCATGGCTAAGGAGATAA
- the LOC142240169 gene encoding N-alpha-acetyltransferase 35, NatC auxiliary subunit homolog, which translates to MHPIVNEPGLQMASSQAPTVDLDSETSDAGQYPMEDCGFMDPEVQRIILSNSEDSREHPIYGWVDITKDFKSACSELSLGELAQDKLFGLFEAMSAIEMMDPKMDVGMGYNKNDTAPHTFDSAVEAGVLKLNNLTNEELIGLFDALFSCIVSWLEGNSMDQVLFTCLYLHAPGKIEDKSLKAFAHAVRHLIIVVKNIIISSSVNEEEDFQLYGNSSFLAPEDTLQVANIPNMLKEAEDELVRQSKNSVQPEDIMAVVHRLRFMRHFYQAIYSFDCAMVSKVDEPTINDIYKHLNASLELTPQIKKTIDKGTQPKPGSDCPNPLGFSSRVHDRSQPPTFPRSVKMRDRLSRLEHVVCRQDSRIVYEALLFNLLKKTCNHKQRAAFELR; encoded by the exons atgCATCCAAT TGTCAATGAGCCTGGATTGCAGATGGCTTCTTCGCAAGCACCAACTGTAGATCTGGATTCTGAAACATCGGATGCTGGGCAGTATCCTATGGAAGATTGTGGTTTTATGGATCCAGAAGTTCAGAGGATAATACTTTCGAACAGTGAAGATTCAAGGGAACATCCGATATATGGTTGGGTAGATATaacaaaggactttaaatcggctTGTTCCGAACTTAGCTTAGGGGAATTGGCACAAGACAAGCTTTTTGGACTATTCGAAGCCATGTCAGCCATTGAAATGATGGATCCAAAGATGGATGTTGGTATGGGATACAATAAAAACGATACTGCACCCCATACTTTCGACTCAGCGGTCGAG GCAGGTGTACTGAAGTTAAACAATTTAACAAATGAAGAACTTATAGGCTTATTTGATGCATTATTCTCTTGTATTGTATCTTGGTTGGAGGGTAATTCCATGGATCAAGTTTTATTCACATGCTTGTACTTACATGCACCAGGGAAAATTGAAGATAAATCTCTAAAAGCTTTTGCACATGCGGTGCGACATCTAATTattgttgtcaaaaatataaTCATCTCCAGTAGCGTTAATGAGGAAGAAGATTTTCAGTTGTATGGCAATTCATCATTCTTGGCCCCCGAGGACACTCTCCAAGTGGCCAACATACCTAATATGCTAAAAGAGGCAGAAGATGAGCTCGTCAGACAGAGTAAGAACTCTGTCCAACCAGAGGACATTATGGCAGTGGTACATCGTTTAAGATTCATGCGCCATTTTTACCAAGCCATATATAGTTTTGATTGTGCAATGGTGTCCAAGGTGGACGAACCTACTATAAATGATATTTATAAACACTTGAATGCATCGCTAGAACTTACACCACAGATCAAGAAAACCATCGATAAGGGGACTCAACCAAAACCAGGAT CGGACTGTCCAAATCCCTTGGGATTTTCATCCAGGGTCCATGATCGAAGTCAGCCTCCAACTTTCCCTAGGAGTGTGAAAATGCGGGATCGCTTATCAA GACTCGAACACGTTGTTTGTCGCCAGGACTCCCGGATTGTTTATGAAGCGCTgcttttcaatttattgaagAAAACCTGCAACCATAAGCAGCGAGCAGCGTTTGAGCTGAGATAA
- the LOC142241923 gene encoding ubiquitin conjugation factor E4 B-like: MSEQEQNKKLGELTAEEMRARRLRTLAKSTNNATSAAENSNTVAASALPLPSTNKNTEAVYKATNVSNSSRLVKAAIQSSPAVSDNQDSIILPLDQDVDVEMKSVNTTPTKSQPLTLPPKMVADSSNIMQTDDDNTSGALNRSKCKLNLKSKDSGIENMETSELVSPATTPQKDVGQKNPLDQISKQAKSVDERLELILSKILSASWNEYCTGSMICPQTASFLEKHPSQRFNFKNLISNVLMECVLRLYNDEESFGEATGGVDVSKDEDMKAEGVAKGSSETNSKSDSTPTYSTPKKIKSDDSEVQEILANAIDDQPSTSRGLQSGIVSSEFIGSCPTPSSNIFTPMVLAKHNVLLHLIKCHKNYRYISEKCNANLAQEQPSDGEKIQATLKIVLKQIFRTTVLVLTDRIYENLNFALDQSALLELYYQERVPEEFLYELVSECFERKHDFEFIFSQILRGLFMGMQRNICSPTIITHHMDLLSKLMSIKVGNIRPLCDLLANQMNFLPPLCTQIPGREIVKCSYLGPFLSVSFFAEENVRFAEAHGKGDALAASSGKFRWQLFTMRQLMHSVFHSLLVNVNTRPKTLEYISQILRHNERRVQFASDEKLLARDGFAINLMCVLQQLSVKIKLDRIDSLYPFYKNSLIYIEQDTKLRFTEEEYKQFLEQNIIVNAETQANFQTQCWFLTLQAHHLGFMPAIQRYRQKSRAIKELQKLIDEIDRTSSHWEATPFASRNKQFRDRWQKQLKKLTRSKLCSEVCLLDPKLLNACLFFYSTVCEYLLYQMEGRPIEGPFMSKIPPQQLKPTDAFSALPEWYIDDIAEFILFAMQHSQNDIRNAIDHSIVTWLLTSVCAPHMIKNPYVTAKLVEVLFVFSLGPANILNISIWNHELAQTVLCSSLMKFYVDIETTGQSTEFYDKFTIRYHISHLFKSMWESPVHRQVMINESNNGKQFVKFVNMLMNDTTFLLDECLENLKRIHQTQMMMANDSAWSELGSEQQQARLSQLATDERQCRSYLTLARETVEMFHYLTDDIKEPFMRDELVDRLSSMLNFNLHQLCGPKCNDLKVRNPTKYGWEPRRLLGQIFDIYLHLDCDRFAQALAADERSFQKHLFDDAANRIERLSIRSAIEVEKFRSLITKAHDIYVANQQSEDECADAPDEFKDPLMDTLMSDPVVLPSGTIMDRAIITRHLLNSNTDPFNRQHLTEDMLVPNIELKERIDAWRKEQRYKRQQQGNLELNDKTS; the protein is encoded by the exons ATGTCAGAACAAGAACAAAATAAGAAATTGGGCGAGTTAACAGCGGAAGAG ATGAGAGCAAGAAGACTACGCACTTTGGCCAAATCAACAAACAATGCCACATCTGCTGCGGAAAACAGCAATACCGTTGCCGCTTCCGCTCTGCCTCTTCCCTCAACGAACAAAAACACAGAAG CAGTTTACAAAGCAACAAATGTATCCAATTCTTCCCGCTTGGTAAAGGCTGCAATTCAATCTTCTCCTGCTGTTAGTGATAATCAGGACAGCATTATATTGCCCTTAGATCAAGACGTAGATGTAGAAATGAAATCAGTAAATACTACTCCAACAAAGTCGCAACCATTGACGCTTCCCCCTAAAATGGTCGCAGATTCATCAAATATAATGCAAACTGACGATGACAACACATCTGGAGCATTAAATAGGTCCAAATGCAAACTAAATCTGAAATCTAAAGATAGTGGCATTGAAAACATGGAAACTTCAGAACTAGTATCACCGGCAACTACACCTCAAAAAGATGTGGGACAGAAAAACCCCTTAGATCAAATTTCAAAGCAAGCAAAATCTGTAGATGAACGTCTAGAACTGATACTCTCAAAGATTTTGAGTGCTTCTTGGAATGAATACTGCACGGGTTCGATGATTTGCCCACAAACTGCCAGCTTTCTAGAGAAACATCCAAGTCAACGTTTCAATTTTAAGAATCTAATATCAAATGTGTTAATGGAGTGTGTTCTAAGGCTATACAATGACGAGGAGTCGTTTGGGGAAGCCACTGGTGGAGTTGATGTTAGCAAAGACGAAGACATGAAAGCCGAAGGTGTAGCTAAGGGCAGCTCTGAGACAAACTCAAAATCCGATAGCACTCCGACATATTCTACACCAAAGAAGATTAAGAGCGATGATTCGGAAGTTCAAGAAATATTGGCAAATGCTATTGATGATCAACCATCGACATCAAGGGGCTTGCAAAGTG GCATTGTCAGTTCGGAATTCATAGGCTCTTGTCCGACTCCGTCTTCCAACATTTTTACACCAATGGTGTTGGCTAAGCACAATGTTTTATTACATTTAATTAAATGCCACAAAAATTATCGTTATATCAGTGAAAAATGCAATGCCAATTTAGCCCAGGAACAGCCTTCGGATGGGGAAAAGATTCAAGCcactttgaaaattgtattgaagcaaatttttcgtacaactgTTCTAGTGCTTACGGACCGCATTTATGAGAATCTCAATTTTGCCTTGGATCAATCGGCCCTCTTGGAATTGTATTACCAAGAACGTGTGCCTGAAGAATTTCTGTATGAGCTGGTGTCAGAATGCTTCGAACGAAAGCACGACTTTGAATTTATATTTAGTCAAATTCTACGAGGATTATTTATGGGTATGCAGAGGAACATATGCTCGCCTACCATTATAACACATCACATGGATTTGCTGTCCAAATTAATGTCCATTAAAGTGGGCAATATAAGACCTTTGTGCGATTTATTGGCAAACCAAATGAATTTCTTGCCTCCGCTTTGTACACAAATTCCTGGaagagaaattgtgaaatgtagcTATTTGGGTCCATTTTTATCGGTATCATTTTTCGCCGAAGAAAATGTACGTTTTGCAGAAGCTCATGGTAAGGGCGATGCTTTGGCCGCCAGTTCGGGAAAATTTCGATGG caATTGTTTACAATGCGTCAACTTATGCACTCGGTATTCCATTCCTTACTTGTAAATGTCAATACACGCCCAAAAACCCTTGAATACATTTCTCAAATACTACGCCACAATGAAAGACGTGTCCAGTTTGCCAGCGATGAAAAGTTATTGGCACGTGATGGTTTTGCCATCAATCTAATGTGTGTTTTGCAGCAATTGTCTGTTAAAATAAAACTAGATCGTATCGATTCTTTATATCCATTTTACAAGAACTCcctcatttatatagaacaagATACAAAACTGCGCTTCACCGAAGAGGAGTATAAACAGTTCCTGGAACAGAATATTATTGTTAATGCTGAAACACAAGCAAATTTCCAAACACAATGTTGGTTTTTGACATTACAAGCTCATCATTTAGGTTTTATGCCGGCCATACAGAGATATCGGCAAAAATCACGAGCCATTAAGGAATtacagaaattaattgatgaaaTTGATCGCACATCTTCCCATTGGGAGGCGACACCCTTTGCATCGCGAAACAAACAATTTAGAGATCGTTGGCAGAAGCAATTGAAAAAACTAACCAGATCAAAACTATGCAGCGAAGTTTGTCTATTGGATCCTAAACTATTAAATGCGTGTCTATTTTTCTACTCCACTGTGTGCGAGTATCTATTATACCAAATGGAGGGTCGTCCCATTGAGGGGCCATTCATGTCGAAAATTCCTCCCCAACAATTAAAACCGACTgatgcattttcagcactgcctgaATGGTATATCGATGATATAGCCGAATTCATTTTGTTTGCCATGCAACATTCTCAAAATGATATACGTAATGCTATAGATCACTCGATCGTCACATGGTTGCTGACAAGCGTTTGTGCACCTCACATGATCAAAAATCCTTATGTCACTGCCAAATTGGTCGAAGTGCTATTTGTTTTCTCCTTGGGTCCGgcaaatattttaaacatttcg ATATGGAACCACGAATTAGCTCAAACTGTTTTATGTAGTTCATTGATGAAATTCTACGTTGATATCGAAACAACTGGTCAAAGTACAGAATTCTATGATAAGTTTACTATAAG ATATCATATAAGCCACTTGTTCAAGTCTATGTGGGAGAGTCCTGTTCATCGCCAAGTAATGATAAATGAATCCAACAATGGCAAACAGTTTGTAAAGTTCGTCAATATGCTTATGAATGATACAACATTCCTTCTGGATGAGTGTTTGGAAAATCTTAAACGCATTCATCAGACACAG ATGATGATGGCCAACGATTCAGCTTGGTCAGAACTTGGTTCAGAACAGCAGCAAGCTCGTCTTTCGCAATTGGCCACAGATGAAAGACAATGTCGTTCTTATTTGACATTAGCAAGAGAGACTGTTGAAATGTTCCATTATTTAACG GATGACATAAAGGAGCCTTTCATGCGTGACGAGTTGGTCGACCGTCTAAGTTCAATGTTGAATTTCAATCTTCATCAATTGTGTGGTCCGAAATGCAATGATTTGAAGGTTCGCAATCCTACGAAATATGGATGGGAACCACGTCGTTTGTTAGgccaaatttttgatatatattTGCATCTTGACTGTGATAGATTCGCCCAAGCTTTAGCAGCTGACGAACGATCTttccaaaaacatttatttgatgATGCTGCCAATCGCATTGAACGTTTGAGTATACGCTCAGCTATTGAGGTTGAAAAATTCAGGTCATTGATAACTAAGGCTCATGACATCTATG TGGCCAATCAGCAATCTGAAGATGAGTGCGCAGACGCTCCCGATGAATTCAAAGATCCTCTAATGGATACCCTCATGTCTGATCCCGTAGTTCTGCCATCCGGAACCATAATGGATCGTGCAATAATAACGCGCCATTTGTTGAACAGCAACACGGATCCCTTTAATCGTCAACATTTAACAGAGGACATGCTCGTTCCAAATATCGAATTAAAAGAACGCATCGATGCCTGGCGCAAAGAACAACGTTACAAAAGACAACAACAGGGGAATCTAGAATTAAACGACAAAACCTCATAA
- the LOC142239001 gene encoding SRSF protein kinase 3-like, with amino-acid sequence MNNKADVNRRVLTIQAKKKRHKPNKKRGKANGNSGCGQQQHMSQNEINDANPTPSDVINNHLQDDTNDLKSPSAMPDVCGISPKISKSFCAAPSSSGSNSLAGNTPITGSSNTLDESTTYIVGTSTSANKSSAFIHPTEVPNDEYLPQENYLENSNDYLMYCQVEQYFNDPIYQAHYMKEQQRLRQEREQQQEAQQQQQQQIYQYPPRSSSNDSEESELNSENEEQELKEDYCKGGYHPVNIGDLFQGRYHVVRKLGWGHFSTVWLCWDLQEKRYVAIKIVKSAQHFAETARDEIKILKSVRDSDPNNPRRQKTVQLLDDFKITGVNGTHICMVFEVLGDNLLKLIRKSNYRGIPIENVKTITRQVLEGLDYLHTCCKIIHTDIKPENVLLCVNENYVRKLANEATELYVMNFKMYPSFVSRAPKEYREPQITGKMSKNKKRKLKKKAKKRLELFKKQWDYLEQSGTTNEQDPNQMSNNIKNEVEAGVSTATGKCLQNGDASDVDNDEEYDLQDDTAEEKAADGDADDDDEHAVEDKAIDIKSKPNKSNSGMQQQQQNDGAEPNAGANTSENKKKKKKKNKKKAIQQQQQQQQQQQNDKAIKPTAAGNSTTSSSSGSNTIKGELNDSTSSSSVTLKGQISNASDCGPKQKKQQQGQQQQQQQKPPTKPKNNKANQKNNKNGNQTQTQQPQQQQLHLHQPTANNGPTTESEARECKKDPALEPCDFDVKIADLGNACWVDKHFTEDIQTRQYRSLEVILGAGYDTSADIWSTACMAFELATGDYLFEPHSGDNYSRDEDHIAHIIELLGPIPPHIIFRGAYAKTSFNRKGELRNITGLKPWGLVDVLHEKYEWSLSEAEAFAEFLKPMLQFDPAKRATASECLKHPWLRR; translated from the exons ATGAACAACAAGGCTGACGTCAACAGACGGGTTTTGACTATCCAAGCCAAAAAGAAGAGGCACAAGCCAAATAAGAAACGTGGAAAAGCGAATGGCAATTCTGGTTGTGGCCAACAACAGCATATGTCTCAAAATGAAATAAACGATGCAAACCCAACACCATCTGATGTTATTAACAATCATCTCCAGGATGACACAAATGATTTAAAGTCGCCCAGTGCAATGCCAGATGTTTGCGGCATATcaccaaaaatatcaaaatcattttgtgctgCACCCTCGTCAAGTGGTTCAAACTCTTTGGCCGGTAATACGCCCATAACAGGATCGTCCAATACCTTAGATGAATCTACAACATACATTGTTGGCACAAGTACATCGGCAAACAAATCTTCGGCCTTTATTCATCCAACAGAAGTTCCCAATGACGAATATTTGCCTCAAGAAAATTACTTGGAGAATTCGAATGATTATTTGATGTACTGTCAGGTTGAACAATATTTTAATGATCCCATTTATCAAGCTCACTACATGAAGGAACAACAACGGCTACGGCAGGAACGGGAACAACAGCAAGAagcgcagcagcagcaacaacaacaaatttatcAATATCCACCACGTAGTTCTTCCAATGATTCTGAAGAATCAGAATTGAATAGTGAAAATGAGGAACAAGAATTAAAAGAAGATTATTGCAAGGGAGGCTATCATCCAGTAAATATAGGAGATTTATTCCAAG GTCGCTATCATGTCGTCCGAAAGCTAGGTTGGGGCCATTTCTCTACTGTGTGGCTATGCTGGGATTTGCAAGAGAAACGTTATGTGgccattaaaattgtaaaatcagCTCAACATTTTGCCGAAACCGCACGAGATGAAATTAAAATACTCAAATCCGTACGTGATTCAGATCCCAACAATCCAAGGCGGCAGAAAACCGTCCAATTGTTGGATGACTTTAAGATAACGGGTGTAAACGGAACACACATTTGCATGGTGTTCGAAGTTCTTGGAGACAATCTTTTAAAACTTATACGTAAATCCAATTATCGTGGCATACCCATTGAAAATGTAAAAACCATAACACGACAAGTGCTCGAAGGTCTAGATTATTTACACACTTGCTGCAAAATTATACACACCGATATAAAACCGGAGAATGTGCTTTTGTGCGTAAATGAAAACTACGTAAGGAAATTGGCTAACGAAGCCACCGAATTGTACGTTATGAATTTTAAGATGTATCCATCGTTTGTTAGTCGAGCTCCTAAGGAATATCGTGAGCCTCAGATTACGGGCAAGATGAGTAAAAACAAGAAAAGGAAACTCAAAAAGAAAGCCAAAAAACGATTAGAGCTGTTCAAAAAGCAATGGGATTATTTAGAGCAAAGTGGAACCACGAATGAACAAGATCCCAATCAAATGtcgaataatattaaaaatgaagTTGAAGCCGGAGTTTCTACAGCAACTGGAAAATGTTTACAGAACGGCGATGCATCTGATGTTGATAACGACGAAGAATATGACCTGCAAGATGATACTGCTGAAGAGAAGGCCGCTGACGGAGACGCGGACGATGATGACGAGCATGCCGTTGAAGATAAAGCGATCGACATTAAATCCAAGCCTAACAAATCGAATAGTGGaatgcaacagcaacaacaaaatgatGGTGCAGAACCCAATGCTGGGGCAAACACTTCGGAAAAtaagaagaaaaagaaaaagaagaacAAGA aaaaagctattcaacaacaacaacaacagcagcagcagcaacaaaatGATAAAGCCATTAAACCTACTGCAGCTGGAAATTCAACAACATCTTCGAGTAGTGGCAGTAACACGATTAAAGGAGAGCTGAATGATTCAACGAGCAGTTCGTCAGTTACTTTAAAGGGACAGATATCAAATGCCTCCGACTGTGGACCCAAACAAAAGAAACAGCAACAGggacagcagcaacaacaacaacaaaaacctccaacaaaacctaaaaacaataaggcaaatcagaaaaacaataaGAACGGTAATCAAACACAAACACAGCAACCACAGCAGCAACAATTGCATCTACACCAACCTACAGCTAATAACGGGCCAACAACGGAATCCGAGGCTCGCGAGTGCAAAAAAGATCCCGCCTTGGAACCTTGTGATTTTGATGTTAAGATTGCTGATTTAGGTAATGCCTGTTGGGTCGATAAACATTTCACAGAAGACATTCAAACACGGCAGTATCGTTCTTTAGAAGTAATATTAGGTGCCGGTTACGACACATCAGCTGATATATGGAGTACTGCCTGTATGGCCTTTGAATTGGCTACCGGTGATTACTTATTCGAACCTCATTCGGGTGATAACTATTCAAGGGATGAAGATCATATTGCCCATATTATTGAATTGCTCGGTCCCATACCTCCTCATATAATATTCCGAGGGGCTTACGCAAAGACTAGTTTTAATCGCAAAGGGGAATTGCGTAATATCACTGGTCTCAAACCCTGGGGTCTGGTCGATGTCCTACATGAAAAATATGAATGGTCACTGAGTGAAGCCGAAGCATTTGCCGAATTCTTGAAGCCTATGCTACAATTTGATCCTGCTAAAAGGGCTACTGCTTCTGAATGTCTAAAACACCCATGGCTAAGGAGATAA